Within the Aspergillus luchuensis IFO 4308 DNA, chromosome 5, nearly complete sequence genome, the region TGATGGAAGATAATGGTGAAGAAGTGAGGGAACCAGCGAGATGGGAGAATCTCGCCCGAGCTCACCCGGGCGGAGGTGCGCGTGCCGCACGGCGGCAATGGATGATGTTGCCGTAACCGAATCGCGAATACTGAGCACATTGATAGCTCCCAGGTAGGTGTTAGGTGAAACTGATGGGTTGGATATGGGTTGTTTTAGGTCGTGGAGAGGTTTGTGTGGTGCTACAGCTGGGTGTATGTGCAGTGTTCTGCATAGTAGACACTTGTCTCGCATCAGATGGCTTACGATATCATCATAGTGCATTCATAACAAGAGGGGTGAAATTGTAAGATAACTAATACTACAAGCTACTAGTATGGCTTCACACCTGCCAACTGCAACAATCTCTCACTTCTCACCGGCTTGGTAAGAGGTTCGTCCCTCTCCAACGGATCCActacttcctccccatccaccttcaccatcgCCTTCCCATGTGTATACAAGTTAGTATGCGGCCAGTGTGTAGTTGTCTCATATCCCTCGAAtaattccttcttcttctcccgatCCTCCTCGCTCATCCATGCCGCCGGCGTATACGTAGCATAAACAATAGTCCGCACTACATCCGAGGTCCCGAACTGAGCCCAGTGCATCTGTCTCGAGTCCCAGAGAATCAAGTCTCCAGGTTCAGCGCAGACCTTGATCAATTCGCATCCACGCTCGCGGTACCAGTCCAGATCCTTGTCAGAGAAGGGGTGGAAATCCTTATGTTTGGCGGTGCGCCAGGGGGTGGGACCAGTGACGGGGTTCTCTTCGAAGAATTGGTCAAAGAGCGGTGCAGAACCCTTCATTACAATGAGCCCACCGTCGTCGGGGCCCGCGCTGGAGAGGTTGACGATGCCCTGAACACAGACCAGACCTTTGCGCTCGGGCGCTTGGTCGCAGTGTGGCCAGGGCTGGGAGTCGTAGGTGCCAACGATGGATTGAGGGAGAGTAATGTTCACCGTGTCGAAGGACACGACAAGTTCGTCGGTACCCCAAAGCTTAGCGAAGGGAGCAATCACACCAGGCTCACTGTAGTTGTCGTTTAGCCAGATGGATCCCTAccaagaggaggaatgagaGAGGCAACTTACCATCGGACGTCCCAGACATATTTCTCGTGCGCAGCTGAGAAGTGCAGGTACATGCCACCCTTCCAGCTCTGTGGAaggttttccttcttccaggtGGACTTGTCGTTGCGGTCAAAGCCAAGGCCGAATGATTCAAGCCAGGTCAGGGCTTCGCTCTGGTATTCGCTAGCGCGCTCCTTGCTCATCACGCCTTTGATGACAGCGTAACCGTCGCGAAAGAAGTCGTCACGGAAGTCACCATAGTGAGGCTGCTGTGTCTGGATGGACTGAAGCTTTCCCGGGgcaggggatgggatgggctCCGGACTGTCAACACGGGAGGGTGCCATGTTTAGAGCTCTTTAACTCGTTATTTGTTGACTTTAAGATATGAAGTATAGACTCCtctgaaggaaggaagaaaccGCACTTTGAGATTGAACAGTCTCGGTGACGTCGAGGGCTTTGGCGGCCAGAGGAGCCTTCGCGCGCTTTTATCCTCCAACTGGACCTTCAGCTAGGTTAATTGACCCGAAGTTATCCCTTACACACGGCCGAgcccatcctcatccgagtTATAAAACGCCACTCCCATGGCCGAGTCACTGTAGCCGAACTCATTATTGCCGAATGGTCAGCAGGCTCGAAACGAACATACAAACTCGCCCGAGCTCGGCCGTGCTGGGGTATAGCCGCAACAACAGACCCGACAACGCGCCATGTCCACAACCCGACAAtctgagaaaaaagaaaaagccggTGTTGCTTTGTAACTTCACGCTTAGTATTCAGTGAAAGACACTTAGTGGGGGGCGCGTGGCATTGTTCATAAGGAGCTCGGAAACTCTGACATTGTCGTCTACACTGCAATCATTACTTTTCAATATGCCTTCTCCGGTACCTGTTGCGACTCGTCCTATTGACAAGCCCACCGTGGGCAGAAACAACTATCAGCCGCTTGGATTTCGTGAAGAGG harbors:
- a CDS encoding phytanoyl-CoA dioxygenase family protein (COG:S;~EggNog:ENOG410PVM5;~InterPro:IPR008775;~PFAM:PF05721); protein product: MAPSRVDSPEPIPSPAPGKLQSIQTQQPHYGDFRDDFFRDGYAVIKGVMSKERASEYQSEALTWLESFGLGFDRNDKSTWKKENLPQSWKGGMYLHFSAAHEKYVWDVRCEPGVIAPFAKLWGTDELVVSFDTVNITLPQSIVGTYDSQPWPHCDQAPERKGLVCVQGIVNLSSAGPDDGGLIVMKGSAPLFDQFFEENPVTGPTPWRTAKHKDFHPFSDKDLDWYRERGCELIKVCAEPGDLILWDSRQMHWAQFGTSDVVRTIVYATYTPAAWMSEEDREKKKELFEGYETTTHWPHTNLYTHGKAMVKVDGEEVVDPLERDEPLTKPVRSERLLQLAGVKPY